GCTCGGCTCCGTCCTGATCGGGGGGTGGCTCGGAGCGCTGTTCGTCGCCATCTCGCTGTTCCTGCTGCCGCCTGCCATTCAGATGGGCAACCAGTATCGGAAGAAAGCATCGGCGCGTGCGGTGATGACAGCAGGTGTGCTGACCTTGCTCGGCGAGCTGCTGATCAGCTTGCTCGTGGCGGACCTGCTCGGGCTCAATCCGACAGGTGAGCTGAAGCAGCTGATGAGAGAATCGTTCCAGCTCTACTCGCCGCAGATGCAGGAGCTGCTGCAGCTCGATATCGAGACGCTGGCGAGTGTAACGGTTCAGATGCTGCCGCTCTATATGATCTCTATCTCGCTCCTGTACATTATGGTGTCCCACACGGTGACGAGAAGGCTGCTCGTTCGATACGGAGAGCAGGCAGCGGCATTCCGTCCGGTGAAGGATTGGATGCTGCCGAAGTCGTTCGTCTGGATCTATGTGCTGGCGCTTATTGCAGAATTATTCGTGCAGGATTCGAGCTCGGGGATGTTCACGATTGTCGTTAATCTTGTGCCGCTGCTGAGTACGGCGTTCGCGTTCCAAGGCATCTCCTTCTTGTTCTTCACCGCTTATACGAAGGGATGGAACAAGGCGCTGCCGATTACGGGAATCGTGCTGCTGTTCGTCTTTCCTCCAGTGTTCTTCCTACTCAGTCTGCTCGGGGTATTTGACGTATCATTCCCAATTCGCGATCGGATGACGCACAAGGGATCATGAGGGGGATCGAACAATGCCGAAGTTTCTAATGAAGCGCAGGCATGGCTTGCCCATGTACGGCGTATTCGCTTTCGTCCTTATGCTGAACGGTCTCCTTGCGCTGTTCGTATGGCAGCTCGCTATCGTTACACTGCTCGTCAGCGGGGCTCTAGCGTTCTATACATTCCGCGCGGAGTCAGCCTTCCGGAGCGATCTGAACGACTATGTCACGACCTTGTCCCATCGGGTGAAGAAGGCCGGCACGGATGTTCTGCATGAGATGCCGCTAGGCGTTCTGCTCTATAATGAAGAGCGAATCATCGAATGGCACAATCCGTACGTGGCTCGCATGCTCGGCAAGGATACGTTAATCGGTGAGCCGCTGCTGGAGCTGTTTCCTAGTCTCAAGGGACGTAAGGACAAGGAGCCGCGGATCGAGATTACCGTAGATAAGCTTATTTACGAGGTGCTGATTAAGGCAGAGGAGCGCCTCTTGTATTTCACACACATTACGCCGATGAAGACGCTTCAGC
Above is a genomic segment from Paenibacillus sp. YYML68 containing:
- a CDS encoding DUF2232 domain-containing protein; its protein translation is MQESRVPRMLGVSIIYALLLVSLIVPLLGLASLFVLLVPVLLLYVRLGTKSFLIHYIGALALAYVLGSVLIGGWLGALFVAISLFLLPPAIQMGNQYRKKASARAVMTAGVLTLLGELLISLLVADLLGLNPTGELKQLMRESFQLYSPQMQELLQLDIETLASVTVQMLPLYMISISLLYIMVSHTVTRRLLVRYGEQAAAFRPVKDWMLPKSFVWIYVLALIAELFVQDSSSGMFTIVVNLVPLLSTAFAFQGISFLFFTAYTKGWNKALPITGIVLLFVFPPVFFLLSLLGVFDVSFPIRDRMTHKGS